A genomic window from Cricetulus griseus strain 17A/GY chromosome 4, alternate assembly CriGri-PICRH-1.0, whole genome shotgun sequence includes:
- the LOC100769133 gene encoding NXPE family member 2 produces MRRVLSHRTLLPLFPNAAARKLLLMMLFVLTFWVFFMASKNHIEFLFHFNNPVTLRQWHILKKFLHSEGLQNTSASPADEELVMVTEILEKLNRQIPPRPFTNLNATTSAKESRATILNPRSTYCIGDQLDILLVAKDYFGHRKEYGGDFLRARMFSPALKAGASGKVTDFNNGTYVVSFTLFWEGPVSLSVLLMHPSEGVSALWRARNQGYDRIIFTGQFLNGTSPVFTECSLTLNTNAEQCQYLDTRDHEAFYCMKPPHVPCEALTHMKTDNSDVSYLSLKEKLLFQRFNIAVEMVKNLAITVSPCNRNETKKKKCQIGMKTPFPSGYTFKGRWISTFCEQSVFSDIKDINNCLTRKLIYLMGDSTLRQWVYYLNKVVKTLTFFDLHGTGMFHTHVLLDTNRHILVQWKKHSHPFVTKKLFSVKDDNYIPREIDQVAGDSHTAIVISFGQHFRPFPINIFIRRVINVKKAIERLFLRSPDTKVIIKTENIREVNENAEIFSDFHGSIQNLILRDIFRDLNVGIIDAWDMTIAYQSEDVHPSNSVIESQVAMFLNYIC; encoded by the exons ATGAGGAGGGTGCTCAGCCACAG GACACTGCTCCCTTTGTTTCCAAATGCTGCAGCCCGGAAGCTTCTCCTGATGATGCTATTTGTCTTAACTTTCTGGGTATTCTTCATGGCCTCAAAAAACCACATAGAG TTTTTGTTCCACTTTAACAACCCCGTCACCCTGAGACAATGGCACATCTTGAAGAAGTTCTTGCACTCTGAAGGGCTTCAGAACACATCAGCCTCACCAGCAGATGAAGAGCTGGTGATGGTCACGGAAATCCTGGAGAAGCTAAACCGACAGATCCCACCCAGACCCTTTACCAACCTCAACGCCACCACCAGCGCCAAAGAGAGCAGAGCCACCATCCTCAACCCTCGGAGTACATACTGCATAGGTGACCAACTGGACATCCTGCTGGTAGCCAAGGACTACTTTGGTCACAGGAAGGAGTATGGTGGTGACTTCCTGAGGGCCAGGATGTTCTCCCCAGCCCTGAAGGCAGGCGCTTCTGGGAAGGTGACAGACTTCAACAACGGCACCTATGTTGTCAGTTTCACTCTGTTCTGGGAAGGCCCCGTCTCTCTGTCTGTTCTTCTCATGCATCCCAGTGAAGGGGTGTCAGCTCTCTGGAGAGCCAGGAACCAAGGCTATGACAGAATAATCTTCACTGGCCAGTTTCTTAATGGCACCTCCCCTGTCTTCACTGAATGTAGCCTGACCTTAAACACAAACGCAGAGCAGTGTCAATACCTGGATACTCGGGATCATGAAGCCTTCTACTGCATGAAGCCTCCACATGTTCCCTGTGAGGCCCTGACCCACATGAAAACCGATAATAGTGATGTCTCCTACCTGAGCCTTAAGGAAAAGCTCCTTTTCCAGAG GTTCAACATAGCAGTTGAAATGGTGAAGAATTTGGCCATCACAGTCTCACCATGTAACA GGAAcgaaaccaagaaaaagaaatgtcaaattGGAATGAAGACTCCTTTCCCCAGTGGCTATACTTTCAAAGGAAGGTGGATTTCAACATTTTGCGAACAGAGTGTGTTCAGTGACATAAAGGATATAAATAACTGCTTGACAAGAAAACTGATTTACCTCATGGGTGATTCCACACTGCGCCAGTGGGTGTACTACTTAAACAAAGTTGTGaaaa CTCTGACATTTTTTGACCTTCATGGAACTGGGATGTTTCACACTCATGTCCTTCTGGATACTAATCGACATATTttggtacaatggaaaaaacacaGCCATCCCTTTGTTACTAAAAAGCTGTTCTCTGTGAAAGATGACAACTATATCCCACGAGAAATTGACCAGGTGGCAGGAGACAGTCACACAGCAATTGTCATTAGTTTTGGCCAACACTTCAGACCGTTTCCCATCAACATTTTCATCCGTAGGGTCATCAACGTCAAAAAGGCCATAGAGAGACTGTTCCTACGGAGTCCGGACACCAAGGtgataattaaaacagaaaatatcagAGAAGTAAATGAAAATGCAGAGATATTCAGTGACTTCCATGGCAGCATTCAGAATCTTATTTTAAGGGACATTTTCAGGGACCTTAATGTGGGTATTATTGATGCTTGGGACATGACAATTGCATATCAGAGTGAGGATGTCCACCCATCTAACAGCGTGATTGAAAGTCAGGTTGCCATGTTCTTAAACTACATTTGCTAG